One segment of Ascidiaceihabitans donghaensis DNA contains the following:
- the dxr gene encoding 1-deoxy-D-xylulose-5-phosphate reductoisomerase, producing the protein MRRVSIFGATGSIGQNTIDLIARDPDAYDVVALTGARNVEQLAKDARRLNADVAVTADDTQLDHLRELLAGSGVDAAAGQAALHEAAQRPVDWFMSAIVGAAGLAPSLNALQQGATLALANKESLVCAGSLMLATAQGHNARILPVDSEHSAVFQGLVGEDMDAVERVIITASGGAFRDWPIEKLQDATLAQASSHPNWDMGQRITIDSASMFNKAMELIETKEYFGVAPSRIEVLVHPESMIHALVGFHDGALMAHVGPPDMRHAIGYALHWPERKTLPVERLDLAQIGALTFRAPDTVRWPALRLAREVMERGGLSGAVFNAAKEAALDGFIDGHLKFTAMADVVDAVLTGMDGHGGHIDDKMTLDNVAHVDHLARIAARAEIKKRAG; encoded by the coding sequence ATGCGCCGCGTCAGCATCTTCGGGGCCACCGGATCAATCGGGCAAAACACCATCGATCTGATCGCTCGCGACCCTGACGCTTATGATGTCGTGGCCTTAACGGGCGCGCGCAACGTTGAACAGCTTGCCAAAGATGCCCGCCGCCTGAATGCAGATGTGGCGGTGACAGCGGATGACACACAGCTGGACCACTTGCGCGAATTGCTTGCGGGATCGGGCGTCGATGCTGCAGCGGGGCAGGCGGCTTTGCATGAGGCCGCGCAACGCCCTGTGGACTGGTTCATGTCGGCCATCGTGGGCGCCGCGGGCTTGGCCCCAAGCCTGAACGCTTTGCAACAGGGTGCGACTTTGGCGTTGGCCAATAAGGAATCGCTGGTCTGTGCGGGATCATTGATGCTGGCCACAGCCCAAGGCCACAACGCCCGTATCCTGCCTGTAGACAGCGAACATTCGGCTGTGTTTCAGGGGCTTGTGGGCGAGGACATGGATGCTGTTGAACGTGTCATCATCACCGCCAGCGGTGGTGCGTTTCGGGATTGGCCCATAGAAAAGCTGCAAGACGCGACGCTGGCGCAGGCCTCGTCTCACCCCAATTGGGACATGGGACAGCGGATCACGATTGATTCTGCGTCTATGTTCAACAAGGCGATGGAGCTGATCGAAACCAAAGAATACTTTGGCGTCGCACCGTCCCGTATCGAAGTGCTGGTGCATCCTGAATCCATGATCCACGCCCTTGTCGGATTTCACGATGGCGCATTGATGGCGCACGTCGGTCCCCCCGATATGCGCCACGCCATCGGGTACGCGCTGCATTGGCCCGAGCGCAAAACCTTGCCTGTTGAACGCCTTGATCTGGCACAAATCGGCGCTTTGACGTTTCGCGCCCCCGATACTGTGCGCTGGCCCGCGTTGCGTTTGGCGCGCGAAGTGATGGAACGGGGCGGATTGTCGGGGGCCGTTTTCAATGCGGCCAAAGAAGCGGCCTTGGATGGATTTATCGACGGCCACCTGAAATTTACCGCAATGGCAGATGTCGTAGATGCGGTTTTGACCGGGATGGACGGACACGGGGGCCATATTGATGACAAGATGACCCTTGATAACGTGGCCCATGTGGACCATTTGGCACGGATAGCGGCACGGGCCGAAATTAAAAAAAGAGCAGGGTAG
- the rseP gene encoding RIP metalloprotease RseP translates to MDIASLISQFGGFGWTILAFVLALSVIVAIHEYGHYIVGRWSGIHADVFSIGFGPVIWSGIDKRGTQWQIAALPFGGYVKFAGDANAASGKDEDAMAQAEADPVALRRTMHGAPLWARAATVFAGPLFNFVFSAIVFAFVFSMTGAPRDPLTVGEVHPTPVVSQLQAGDVVLAVAGQRLEEGSVSFPAQDTLPNETDVTYAVLRDGAELDVTGPHPFSARVGGVTPRGAGQRAGLLEGDVIVQADGAPIATFGDLVRAVKAVEGKPIVLSVWREGTVFDAEMIPKRTDEPSADGGFETHYRIGVFSSAPFEIATESLGLTTVIPAGISRVGEIISGSLTGLKYMMSGDISTCNLSGPVGIAQTSGAMASAGFLPFLNFIAVLSTAVGFLNLFPIPALDGGHLVFYAYEAVTGKPPSDTWMRVLMTIGLALVLTLMVFALGNDLFCP, encoded by the coding sequence TTGGATATTGCATCACTGATTTCGCAGTTTGGCGGCTTTGGCTGGACCATTCTGGCATTTGTATTGGCGTTATCCGTCATCGTGGCCATCCATGAATATGGTCACTACATCGTAGGGCGTTGGTCGGGCATCCATGCGGATGTTTTCAGCATCGGGTTCGGTCCCGTCATCTGGAGCGGCATAGACAAACGCGGCACCCAGTGGCAAATCGCAGCCTTACCGTTTGGGGGCTATGTCAAATTTGCGGGCGACGCGAACGCGGCATCGGGCAAAGATGAAGACGCTATGGCGCAGGCCGAAGCGGACCCCGTGGCCCTGCGCCGCACCATGCATGGTGCGCCTTTGTGGGCGCGTGCCGCGACGGTCTTTGCGGGACCTTTGTTTAACTTTGTATTCTCGGCCATCGTGTTTGCTTTTGTGTTTTCCATGACGGGGGCGCCGCGTGATCCTTTGACCGTTGGTGAAGTTCACCCGACGCCTGTTGTGTCGCAATTGCAGGCCGGTGATGTTGTACTGGCCGTTGCCGGACAGCGGCTTGAGGAAGGTAGCGTCAGCTTTCCCGCCCAAGACACGCTTCCTAATGAGACCGACGTGACCTATGCCGTGCTGCGCGATGGCGCAGAACTTGACGTGACAGGCCCACACCCGTTTTCGGCGCGCGTGGGTGGTGTGACACCGCGCGGTGCCGGACAGCGTGCCGGACTGTTGGAAGGGGACGTGATTGTGCAAGCCGATGGCGCGCCGATCGCCACGTTCGGCGATTTGGTGCGTGCTGTAAAAGCCGTTGAAGGCAAACCTATCGTTTTGTCAGTTTGGCGCGAAGGTACTGTATTTGACGCCGAAATGATCCCCAAACGCACAGACGAGCCAAGCGCAGATGGCGGGTTTGAGACGCATTACCGTATTGGCGTCTTCAGCAGCGCTCCGTTTGAAATCGCGACAGAGAGCCTTGGCCTGACCACTGTGATCCCAGCCGGTATATCCCGCGTCGGCGAGATTATCTCGGGATCCCTGACCGGGCTTAAATACATGATGTCAGGCGATATCAGCACCTGTAACCTGTCTGGCCCCGTCGGTATCGCACAAACATCGGGTGCGATGGCATCTGCCGGGTTCTTGCCGTTTCTGAATTTCATTGCGGTTCTCAGCACGGCGGTCGGGTTCCTTAATCTTTTCCCGATCCCCGCATTGGACGGCGGCCATCTGGTATTTTACGCCTATGAGGCTGTCACAGGCAAACCACCCAGCGACACATGGATGCGTGTGTTGATGACTATTGGTCTGGCTTTGGTGCTGACATTGATGGTCTTTGCGTTGGGCAATGATTTGTTCTGCCCTTAA
- the lpxA gene encoding acyl-ACP--UDP-N-acetylglucosamine O-acyltransferase produces the protein MHNVHPSAVIENGAVIDPTAKVGPFCVVGPDVVLGPDVELKSHVVVTGKTTVGEGTVIFSFAVIGEIPQDLKFKGESSALQIGARNRIREHVTMNAGTEGGGGVTKIGDDGLFMAGCHIAHDAIVGNRVIVVNSAAIAGHCVLEDDVIVGGLAGIHQFVRIGKGAIIGAVTMVTNDVIPYGLVQAPRGELDGLNLVGLKRRGVVRSDITALRAAFQMLAQGEGTFHDRAARLGAETDSSFVKEIVDFVMGDSDRSFLTPR, from the coding sequence ATGCACAATGTTCACCCTTCAGCTGTAATAGAAAACGGCGCTGTCATTGATCCCACAGCCAAAGTTGGCCCGTTTTGCGTGGTTGGTCCTGACGTTGTTCTGGGCCCCGATGTGGAGCTGAAAAGCCATGTGGTGGTGACTGGCAAAACGACAGTCGGCGAAGGCACGGTGATTTTTTCTTTTGCGGTCATCGGGGAAATTCCACAGGATTTGAAGTTCAAAGGCGAAAGTTCTGCTTTGCAGATCGGGGCGCGGAACCGCATTCGGGAACATGTCACCATGAACGCTGGCACCGAAGGGGGCGGCGGTGTAACCAAGATCGGCGACGACGGCTTGTTTATGGCCGGGTGTCACATCGCCCATGATGCCATTGTAGGCAACCGTGTCATTGTTGTGAATTCTGCTGCGATCGCGGGACACTGTGTCTTGGAAGACGATGTGATTGTGGGCGGGCTTGCAGGCATTCACCAGTTTGTGCGCATCGGCAAAGGTGCCATCATTGGTGCTGTGACCATGGTGACAAACGACGTCATTCCTTACGGCCTTGTGCAGGCGCCACGCGGCGAATTGGACGGTCTGAACCTTGTCGGGCTGAAACGGCGTGGGGTTGTACGGTCCGACATCACGGCATTGCGGGCGGCCTTCCAGATGTTGGCGCAGGGCGAGGGTACGTTTCACGACCGTGCTGCGCGTCTTGGGGCTGAGACGGACAGCAGTTTTGTAAAAGAAATCGTAGACTTTGTGATGGGCGACAGTGACCGGTCGTTCCTGACGCCGCGCTGA
- the uppS gene encoding polyprenyl diphosphate synthase, with the protein MSRITQDTQKSGPRHVAIIMDGNGRWATQRGRPRLFGHHAGAKRVREVVQSCPDVGVDYLTIFAFSTENWKRTQVEVAGLMSLFRRYITKEARALDQFGARVRFIGDRMRLDAKLIKLMDDLEDMTSSNTAVNLTIALNYGGRDEVARATKRLARDVAQGRLSPDDVDEETLPKYLDTYVLPDPDLVIRTSGEARISNFLLWQSAYAEYEFIDTLWPDFTAEEFASLCASYGGRDRRFGAVKT; encoded by the coding sequence ATTTCTCGCATCACTCAGGACACGCAAAAATCTGGTCCACGTCATGTCGCCATTATCATGGACGGCAATGGGCGGTGGGCCACTCAGCGCGGGCGGCCACGGCTGTTCGGGCACCACGCAGGTGCCAAACGCGTGCGCGAAGTTGTGCAAAGCTGCCCTGATGTCGGGGTCGACTATTTGACCATCTTTGCGTTTTCCACCGAAAACTGGAAACGCACGCAAGTCGAAGTGGCCGGACTGATGAGCCTGTTTCGCCGCTACATCACCAAAGAGGCCCGTGCATTGGATCAGTTCGGCGCACGTGTACGGTTCATCGGTGACCGAATGCGTCTGGATGCCAAGTTGATCAAATTGATGGACGACCTCGAGGACATGACGTCCTCAAACACGGCAGTGAACCTGACCATCGCTTTGAATTATGGTGGCCGCGATGAAGTTGCCCGCGCCACAAAGCGTCTGGCCCGCGATGTAGCGCAAGGGCGCTTAAGTCCGGACGATGTGGATGAAGAAACGCTGCCAAAGTACTTGGATACTTACGTTTTACCCGATCCCGATCTGGTCATTCGCACCAGTGGCGAAGCGCGTATTTCGAACTTTTTGCTTTGGCAATCGGCCTATGCGGAATATGAATTTATCGACACGCTGTGGCCGGATTTCACAGCTGAGGAATTTGCGTCGTTGTGTGCCTCTTATGGGGGGCGTGACAGGCGTTTTGGGGCGGTGAAAACATGA
- a CDS encoding OmpH family outer membrane protein: MLRVLILCCALVAMSVAPATAQGTPPVRSPVLTIDSDRLYQNSDFGRRVVAELDALGAKLSSENRRIEADLEAEELDLTDKRKTMTPEAFRILADAFDEKVRDIRQQQQKKTQSLNARLDDQQRTFLLAVAPILEDLMREAGAAIIIERRDVFLSAGAIDITAAAIARINKTLGAGDAPLPSGD; encoded by the coding sequence ATGCTGCGTGTTTTAATCCTGTGTTGTGCGTTGGTGGCGATGTCTGTTGCCCCGGCCACAGCACAGGGAACGCCGCCGGTGCGCAGTCCGGTTCTGACAATCGACAGCGACCGCTTGTATCAGAACAGCGATTTTGGCCGCCGTGTTGTGGCCGAACTGGATGCTTTGGGGGCAAAGCTTTCTTCCGAGAACCGGCGCATTGAAGCGGATCTGGAAGCGGAAGAGCTTGATCTGACCGACAAGCGCAAAACCATGACACCAGAAGCATTTCGCATTCTTGCCGATGCATTTGACGAAAAAGTTCGTGATATTCGCCAGCAACAACAGAAAAAGACCCAGTCGCTTAATGCGCGTCTTGATGACCAACAACGCACATTCCTTCTCGCCGTGGCACCCATTCTTGAAGACCTGATGCGAGAAGCCGGGGCCGCCATTATTATCGAACGCCGCGACGTCTTTTTAAGTGCCGGTGCCATCGATATTACGGCTGCGGCGATTGCACGTATCAACAAGACCTTGGGCGCAGGCGACGCACCGCTACCGTCGGGCGACTAA
- the bamA gene encoding outer membrane protein assembly factor BamA — MHKNYNVMGRVLRACLILSFLSVAWVLQTAQAEAQNYRFGNIVIDGNARIGDAAILSQAGIARGKTVSAGQLNDAFQKLQNSGLFESVEIVPVGNTLRIVVVEYPTINRISFEGNRRIKDEALSALVTSAVRRAFNPTTAEKDAAAIAEAYSSDGRLAARVSPRIIRRSDNRVDLVFEIFEGDVVEIERLSFVGNRVYSDRRLRRVLDTKQAGIFRTLIRKDTFVADRIEFDKQVLQDFYFSRGYVDFRTNSVNAELAEERDGYFIVFNVQEGQQFSFGEITTVSELSEVDSDDYQSVIKVRPGVTYSPTLVENEISRMERLAIRQGVNFLRVEPRISRNDRDLTLDIEFVLTRGPRVFVERIDIEGNTTTLDQVIRRQFRVAEGDPFNPREIRESAERIRALDFFETAQVNAREGSSPDQIIVDVDVEEKPTGSLNFGGSFSASSGFGLAISFQERNFVGRGQQLTLSFSTAEESEQYGFNFVEPAFLGRDVAFGLRLDYRETDSDNLTFGTERILFRPSLTFPISEYGRLQLRYTASQSSMVAQSGVTASPVIDREIASGDQFTSAVGFEYTYDTRTASGVADGGVFIQVGSDIAGFGGDNEYIKSTFRIASQRLIFNNDIKLSTSIEGGALAWRGGTNRTDDRFILSQTNIRGFESGGIGPRDIGSPGRDTLGGNYYVAARIEAEFPLGLPEEYGIRGAVFYDVANLWNLNSVNASGSTLAGETGSFRHVIGFSILWDTPVGPLRFNFTDAIRKEEFDREQKFDLTLSTTF; from the coding sequence ATGCACAAAAATTATAACGTGATGGGCCGTGTTCTGCGCGCTTGTCTTATTTTATCTTTTCTTTCAGTGGCTTGGGTGCTGCAAACAGCACAAGCCGAGGCGCAAAACTATCGCTTTGGCAACATTGTTATCGATGGCAACGCGCGTATCGGTGATGCTGCGATCCTCAGTCAGGCAGGAATCGCCCGTGGCAAAACAGTTTCTGCGGGCCAATTGAACGACGCTTTCCAGAAGCTGCAGAACAGCGGATTGTTCGAAAGCGTTGAAATTGTACCGGTAGGGAACACGTTGCGCATTGTTGTTGTGGAATATCCCACGATCAACCGCATCAGCTTTGAGGGCAATCGCCGCATCAAAGATGAAGCCTTGTCTGCGTTGGTTACATCCGCTGTGCGCCGTGCGTTCAACCCGACAACCGCTGAAAAGGATGCGGCTGCCATCGCGGAAGCCTATTCCAGTGATGGCCGCTTGGCCGCCCGTGTGTCGCCCCGCATCATTCGCCGCAGCGACAACCGTGTCGATCTGGTCTTTGAAATTTTCGAAGGCGATGTTGTTGAAATCGAACGTCTTAGCTTTGTCGGCAACCGCGTCTATTCCGACCGCCGTTTGCGCCGCGTTCTAGACACCAAACAGGCCGGTATTTTCCGCACCTTGATCCGCAAAGACACCTTTGTGGCTGACCGTATCGAATTCGACAAACAAGTGCTGCAGGATTTCTATTTCTCACGCGGTTACGTCGACTTCCGCACAAATTCAGTAAATGCGGAACTTGCGGAAGAACGCGATGGCTATTTCATCGTCTTCAACGTGCAAGAGGGCCAGCAATTTTCGTTTGGTGAAATCACCACAGTCAGTGAACTGAGCGAAGTCGACAGCGACGACTACCAGTCGGTTATCAAAGTCCGCCCCGGCGTGACCTATTCCCCGACTTTGGTGGAAAATGAAATCTCGCGCATGGAACGTTTGGCCATTCGTCAGGGTGTGAATTTCTTGCGGGTTGAGCCGCGCATCTCGCGCAATGATCGTGATCTAACGCTTGATATTGAATTCGTGTTGACCCGTGGCCCGCGCGTGTTCGTGGAACGCATCGACATCGAAGGCAACACAACCACCTTGGACCAAGTGATCCGCCGTCAGTTCCGTGTGGCGGAAGGCGATCCCTTTAACCCACGCGAAATCCGCGAGAGTGCGGAACGTATCCGCGCACTGGACTTCTTTGAGACGGCGCAAGTGAACGCGCGTGAGGGGTCAAGCCCCGACCAGATCATCGTGGACGTTGACGTCGAAGAAAAGCCAACAGGGTCTTTGAACTTTGGCGGGTCTTTTTCGGCATCCAGTGGCTTTGGCCTGGCGATCAGCTTTCAGGAACGCAACTTTGTGGGCCGGGGTCAGCAACTGACTTTGTCATTCTCGACTGCGGAAGAATCCGAGCAATACGGCTTTAACTTTGTTGAGCCTGCTTTCTTGGGGCGCGATGTGGCGTTCGGCTTGCGCTTGGATTACCGCGAAACAGACAGCGACAACCTAACATTCGGGACAGAACGCATCTTGTTCCGCCCCAGCCTGACGTTTCCGATCAGCGAATACGGCCGTTTGCAGTTGCGTTATACAGCTTCCCAATCGTCCATGGTGGCCCAAAGCGGTGTGACAGCCAGCCCTGTCATCGATCGCGAAATTGCCAGCGGTGATCAATTCACATCTGCTGTCGGTTTCGAATACACCTACGACACGCGCACCGCGAGCGGCGTGGCGGATGGCGGTGTGTTCATTCAGGTGGGTTCAGACATTGCGGGTTTCGGTGGTGACAACGAATACATCAAATCCACATTCCGCATTGCGTCGCAGCGTCTTATCTTCAACAACGACATCAAGCTCAGCACGTCCATCGAGGGTGGTGCGTTGGCTTGGCGTGGTGGCACAAACCGGACCGACGACCGTTTCATTCTAAGCCAAACCAACATTCGCGGCTTTGAAAGCGGCGGTATTGGTCCACGCGACATCGGTTCGCCCGGCCGTGATACACTTGGCGGTAACTACTATGTTGCTGCACGCATCGAGGCCGAATTCCCATTGGGTCTGCCTGAAGAATACGGCATTCGTGGCGCTGTTTTCTATGATGTGGCCAACCTGTGGAACCTCAATTCGGTCAATGCCTCGGGTTCGACGCTTGCGGGTGAAACGGGTTCGTTCCGTCACGTGATCGGCTTTTCAATCTTGTGGGACACGCCAGTGGGACCATTGCGCTTCAACTTTACTGACGCGATCCGCAAGGAAGAATTCGACCGCGAGCAGAAGTTCGATCTGACCCTGTCCACAACGTTCTAA
- the fabZ gene encoding 3-hydroxyacyl-ACP dehydratase FabZ, translating to MSTELLSADIQLIQRILPHRYPFLLVDKVVDIDGTQSARGIKNVTMNEPHFQGHFPGNPIMPGVTIVEAMAQTAAVMVGTALEMADKEMLVYFMAIDACKFRRKVIPGDVLELKLTTVRGKPGGKVWKFSGVAEVDGEMAAEAQFTAMMDLPKE from the coding sequence ATGAGTACCGAGCTACTGAGCGCCGACATCCAACTGATCCAACGCATTTTGCCGCACCGCTACCCGTTTTTGCTGGTGGATAAGGTTGTCGATATCGATGGCACCCAATCGGCGCGCGGCATCAAAAACGTCACAATGAACGAACCGCATTTCCAAGGCCACTTTCCGGGAAACCCGATCATGCCCGGCGTCACCATCGTTGAAGCCATGGCGCAAACGGCCGCTGTGATGGTCGGCACTGCGCTGGAAATGGCCGACAAGGAAATGTTGGTCTATTTTATGGCCATCGACGCCTGTAAGTTCCGCCGCAAGGTCATCCCCGGCGACGTCCTTGAATTGAAGCTGACAACAGTCCGCGGCAAGCCGGGTGGAAAAGTCTGGAAATTCTCCGGTGTGGCTGAAGTCGATGGTGAAATGGCCGCCGAAGCGCAATTTACCGCAATGATGGATTTGCCCAAGGAATGA
- a CDS encoding phosphatidate cytidylyltransferase, giving the protein MTEKPDKWSDLAARAGSAAAMLVVGVWGMWVGGHVFHVLVSLICGLMIWELVRMIAPASGSLAIQLGGISALALILAIYLPTGFALPLLLAPALVGFGQLDKNRTIYMSFGVMVLLAGFGMMSVRDDLDLTWLLWLVCVVVATDVVGYFAGRMIGGPKFWPKVSPKKTWSGTGFGWVAAAVVGWVFALQTGANLELIGISIAISMASQMGDIAESAIKRAMDVKDSSNLIPGHGGVLDRFDGMLGASVFLLIIGQIVGFPPGLA; this is encoded by the coding sequence ATGACAGAAAAACCTGACAAATGGTCCGATCTGGCGGCGCGTGCCGGCTCTGCGGCTGCTATGTTGGTTGTGGGTGTTTGGGGCATGTGGGTCGGCGGTCACGTCTTTCACGTACTGGTGTCACTGATTTGCGGATTGATGATCTGGGAACTGGTGCGGATGATCGCGCCAGCGTCCGGTTCATTGGCAATTCAGCTTGGCGGCATCAGTGCGTTGGCGTTGATCTTGGCGATTTATCTGCCGACTGGCTTTGCCTTGCCGCTGCTGCTTGCCCCTGCTTTGGTGGGGTTCGGGCAGTTGGACAAGAACCGCACAATCTACATGAGCTTTGGAGTCATGGTGCTGTTGGCGGGTTTTGGCATGATGTCGGTGCGCGATGATCTGGACCTTACGTGGTTGCTGTGGCTGGTTTGCGTTGTCGTGGCCACAGACGTTGTGGGTTATTTTGCAGGACGTATGATTGGCGGCCCGAAGTTCTGGCCCAAGGTCAGCCCGAAAAAGACGTGGTCCGGCACCGGCTTTGGGTGGGTAGCAGCTGCTGTCGTGGGCTGGGTGTTTGCGCTACAAACCGGTGCAAATCTGGAATTGATCGGCATTTCGATCGCTATTTCCATGGCGTCACAAATGGGTGACATCGCTGAAAGCGCCATAAAACGTGCAATGGACGTCAAAGACAGCTCCAATCTGATCCCTGGCCATGGCGGCGTATTGGATCGGTTTGATGGGATGTTGGGCGCATCGGTGTTTTTGTTGATCATAGGCCAGATTGTGGGCTTTCCGCCCGGGTTGGCCTGA
- the frr gene encoding ribosome recycling factor, translated as MSEDFMLDTDDLTRRMDGAIAALKTEFASLRTGRASASMLEPVMVEAYGQRTPINQVGTVNVPEPRMVTINVWDKSMVNAVEKAIRESGLGINPQLNGTIIMLPIPELNEERRTQLTKVAGQYAEGARVSIRNLRRDGMDQIKKAKADGMSEDDQKLWEGEVQEMTDKFIKLIDDTLETKQAEIMQV; from the coding sequence ATGTCTGAAGATTTTATGCTGGACACCGACGATCTGACGCGTCGGATGGACGGGGCGATTGCGGCTTTGAAAACGGAATTCGCGTCATTGCGCACGGGCCGCGCGTCGGCGTCGATGCTGGAACCGGTGATGGTGGAAGCGTACGGGCAACGCACCCCGATCAATCAGGTTGGAACGGTCAACGTGCCGGAACCGCGGATGGTGACAATCAACGTGTGGGATAAATCCATGGTCAACGCTGTGGAAAAGGCCATTCGTGAAAGCGGGTTGGGTATCAACCCGCAGCTCAACGGCACAATCATCATGTTGCCCATCCCCGAGCTGAACGAAGAGCGCCGCACCCAATTGACAAAGGTCGCCGGACAATATGCCGAAGGTGCGCGGGTTTCGATCCGCAACCTGCGTCGGGATGGCATGGACCAGATCAAGAAAGCCAAAGCAGACGGAATGTCGGAAGATGACCAGAAGCTTTGGGAAGGCGAGGTTCAGGAAATGACGGATAAATTCATCAAACTGATCGACGACACGCTGGAAACCAAACAAGCCGAGATCATGCAGGTCTAA
- the miaA gene encoding tRNA (adenosine(37)-N6)-dimethylallyltransferase MiaA — MTIAGKFNLNDLPPEQPVLIAGPTASGKSALALAIAETGGGVVVNADASQVYDCWRVITACPSPAEADRAPHALYQYVPFDAPYSVGHWLRNVAPYLGAAVRPIIVGGTGLNFKALTQGLANIPQTPPDVRREADDLVLDVLLAQIDDATKANLDQHNRMRVQRAWEVQRSTGRSLLEWHKATPPPLLDESKAACIVMDAQKDWLNDRIARRFDMMVDDGAMTEIAAMQDRFDPALPACRAIGVPELMAHHLGEITLKEAKARAIISTRQYAKRQRTWFRSKMRNWIHVDPRTLS, encoded by the coding sequence ATGACCATCGCGGGCAAATTCAACCTCAACGACCTGCCACCTGAGCAACCGGTTTTGATTGCCGGACCAACAGCGTCGGGCAAATCGGCTTTGGCTTTGGCAATTGCCGAAACCGGGGGCGGTGTGGTCGTGAATGCCGACGCAAGTCAGGTTTATGACTGTTGGCGCGTCATTACGGCATGTCCCTCCCCCGCCGAAGCCGACCGAGCACCACACGCGCTGTATCAATACGTGCCCTTTGATGCGCCCTATTCGGTCGGCCATTGGCTGCGCAATGTCGCACCCTATCTTGGCGCGGCGGTGCGCCCTATCATTGTGGGTGGCACCGGATTGAACTTCAAGGCTTTGACACAGGGCTTGGCAAATATCCCCCAAACGCCCCCAGACGTACGCCGTGAAGCGGATGACCTGGTGTTGGATGTGCTATTGGCGCAAATTGATGATGCCACGAAAGCCAACCTGGATCAGCACAACCGCATGCGTGTGCAACGCGCGTGGGAGGTGCAACGCAGCACCGGACGGTCGCTATTGGAATGGCACAAAGCGACGCCACCGCCCCTTCTGGACGAAAGCAAAGCAGCCTGCATTGTTATGGATGCCCAAAAGGACTGGTTGAACGACCGCATCGCCCGACGCTTCGATATGATGGTCGACGACGGCGCCATGACCGAGATTGCAGCAATGCAAGATCGCTTTGATCCCGCGCTTCCCGCGTGCCGTGCGATTGGTGTGCCGGAACTTATGGCCCACCATCTGGGCGAGATCACGTTGAAAGAAGCCAAGGCTCGCGCCATCATATCGACCCGCCAATATGCGAAGCGTCAACGCACTTGGTTTAGATCGAAAATGAGAAACTGGATACATGTGGATCCGCGCACGCTTTCATAA
- the pyrH gene encoding UMP kinase, which produces MSDEPKTSFNRVMLKISGEALMGDGNFGLNPPTVERIAAEVKTVHDMGVEICMVIGGGNIFRGLQGSAQGMERTTADYMGMLATVMNALAMQSALEGLGIHTRVISAITMNEVAEPYIRRRAVRHLEKKRVCIFAAGTGNPYFTTDTAATLRANEMSCEAIFKGTKVDGVYDKDPAKHDDAVRYDSVSYDDVLAKRLAVMDASAIALARDNNLPIIVFSLDEPGGFKGILAGEGTYTKVHG; this is translated from the coding sequence ATGTCTGATGAACCCAAAACGTCATTTAACAGGGTCATGTTGAAGATTTCGGGGGAGGCATTGATGGGGGACGGCAATTTTGGCCTAAACCCACCCACTGTTGAACGGATTGCGGCCGAAGTGAAGACTGTTCACGACATGGGCGTCGAGATTTGCATGGTTATCGGCGGCGGCAATATCTTTCGCGGGCTTCAAGGGTCTGCGCAGGGGATGGAACGTACAACGGCTGACTACATGGGCATGTTGGCCACTGTGATGAACGCGCTGGCGATGCAATCCGCCTTGGAAGGTTTGGGCATCCACACGCGGGTTATTTCTGCGATCACGATGAACGAAGTGGCGGAACCCTATATTCGCCGTCGTGCGGTGCGCCACCTTGAAAAGAAACGTGTGTGCATCTTTGCGGCCGGTACGGGCAACCCATATTTCACAACCGATACGGCCGCGACGCTTCGGGCCAATGAAATGTCTTGCGAGGCGATCTTCAAAGGCACCAAAGTGGACGGTGTCTACGACAAAGACCCCGCAAAACACGATGATGCCGTGCGATACGACAGCGTCAGCTATGATGATGTGCTGGCCAAACGTCTGGCGGTTATGGACGCGTCGGCGATTGCCTTGGCACGCGACAACAACCTGCCGATCATCGTCTTTTCACTGGATGAGCCGGGCGGGTTCAAAGGTATTCTGGCAGGCGAAGGTACTTATACCAAAGTGCACGGCTAG